The genomic stretch TTCAAAGAAAGCAAAAAGATGAACGGGTGACCAATCTTCAAAATAAGATTTACCGGGAAATGTACATTCTTATTGTGGCGATTTGTGCGTTGTCTGTTTTGTATAAGCAGTTTCTCGTTGAGGGGGGAACGCAGCATTTATGGACGGAGATCATTATTTTGGTTGCAAGTTCCTTGTTCTATCTTGTAAGGTCTACGATGCTTGGAATCTTTTCAGATGAAGTGGAGATGCATGATCAGGCGAGTAAGATGAGCTTTAATAAACGGAATTTCTTGATCAGTCTTTTTTTGGGAGTGGGGTTTTCGCTGACTTTTGCAATTGTGAATTCTCAGAAGTATGCTGATAGTACACAGGAAGCCTATTCTTTCTTCTTTACCATTCTTTTCGCATGTTTAGTGTTCTATATTCCTGTCTTATTTGCCATAATGGTGTTACCCTTAGCAATTGCGAAGCGTAAAAGTGATCAGGTGAATGAGCAAGAGTTAGAAGAGATGGATGATGAAGATGTGCGGTGATGAATGGTGAAGAATGTTAGATTAAAAATGGCGAGAGTGGAGCATGATCTCTCCCAGCAGGAGCTTGCCAAAAAAGTAGGCGTGTCGAGACAGACGATTGGACTGATTGAGCTTGGGAAATACAACCCATCGCTACAGTTATGTTTATCGATCTGTTGGGCGTTAAATAAATCGCTTGATGAATTGTTTTGGATGGATCCGGAATAGAAGAGAAGCTACGTCATTCTACGAGTTGTGGAGTGAGGTAGCTTTTTTCGTGTTATTTAGGTTGTTTTCCGAAGTTAAGCGCGATCGAAATAATGCCTATAAGGAAACATGGAAAACTAATGAGTAAGGCTTCAAGCCATGTATTTCCGATTGTTCGGTACAATACGATGGCTAAGATCGCGACGATAAAGTATGTAGGTATGAATTTTCTTGATAACAGTAATTTATTCATAAGATCCAGCTCCAACGCTACGAGACTTGTTTCAAAGTTTAAATGATTGTTTCGACATATTGCAACATAAATCGGGTGGTGACAGGCACCTACCTACAAAAGACCTACGCGTAATCAGGAAGTATGTCGTATACAAAATTTTGTATAAGAGTTATAAAATAGAATTTAGACTATTTTGATAAATT from Bacillus sp. Cs-700 encodes the following:
- a CDS encoding helix-turn-helix transcriptional regulator; amino-acid sequence: MKNVRLKMARVEHDLSQQELAKKVGVSRQTIGLIELGKYNPSLQLCLSICWALNKSLDELFWMDPE
- a CDS encoding DUF6773 family protein, which translates into the protein MRFGFQRKQKDERVTNLQNKIYREMYILIVAICALSVLYKQFLVEGGTQHLWTEIIILVASSLFYLVRSTMLGIFSDEVEMHDQASKMSFNKRNFLISLFLGVGFSLTFAIVNSQKYADSTQEAYSFFFTILFACLVFYIPVLFAIMVLPLAIAKRKSDQVNEQELEEMDDEDVR